The segment TACAGTTCATTCTCAATGAGACAGGAGTCGATGAGTTGATGATCAGCTCCATCGTGCATGATTCTGCGGCACGTCAACATTCGTACACAATCTTACGGGATATCACCCGTCGGTTGTCTGTATCTATGCCACTCTCCATATCTCCTGGGGTTGCACCAGTTGTGCGTAGGCGGAGTTAAGAACTCCGACAATGACGACAACGAGGTGCACGATGGGACAACGAAAGACGTATTCAACCGAGTTCAAGCAACAAGCCGTCAAGCTGGTCCAGCAGGAAGGCAACACTACCCAGGGCAATGCACAAGACCTCGGGATCGGGCGGTCCACGCTGCAGAAGTGGTTGAATGCTGCTGATCACCACGGACCGCTGGCGTTTCCAGGGCACGGCAAAGCCCGACTGACCCCGGAACAGGAAGAGATCAAACGCCTGAAGCGCGAGAACGAAGTTCTGCGTCAGGAACGCGAAATACTAAAGTCTGCGGCGGTCTGGTTCGCGAAGCACACCCAGTGAAATACCCTTTCATCCACGTCAGGCGCCAGCAATTTCCCTTACGGGTGTTGTGCCGCGTCCTGGGTGTGACTGAGAGTGGCTATCACTCGTGGCGAATCAGACCGCCGATCCGAACGGACAACGACCAGAAGCTGCTGAGCCAGGTTCATGAGGCGCACCAGGCCAGTCAGGGGCGCTATGGCGCCCCTCGGATCCACGTGGAGCTGCGTGAGCAGGGCGTAGTCTGTTCCAGACGCCGGGTGGGCCGCTTCATGCGTCAGGCTGGACTCCGCGGGAAGGGCAAGCGCAAGTACAAGGTCACAACCAACTCAGACCACGCCTTGCCTCTCGCGGACAATCTGCTGAACCGCAATTTCGACGTCCAGGAACCCAACACGGTGTATGCGAGCGACATCACGTAGATGCTGTCGGCGAATTCAAACCGCGTGGAGAAGTCTTGAAAAGCTAGAAACACGGGTGGCCGCACGCGGCCGCCCATCGAGCCAAGCGACAATGCGCGACACATTGATGGCCGTCGCGCTGACCACATGGTGTAACCGGGTACGGGCTAAACCGATATATCGGCTCTGACGCAAGCCAACACAATGCACGGCCTGAGAAATAGTGCCTTCGATGCCAGCACGGATGCGGGAGTTGGACTTGAACGTGGGCGTTTCCATTTGCTTTCTGGCGGCGTTCAAGGCCTCATATTCTGCCTGATGGAGGATCAGGAGAGTCCGGCGCGGATCCTTGGCCGCGGTGCATAACGTGCGTGTGGGACAAGTTCCGCAGTCACTCCGACGAAAGCGAATTCGGATGATGGGGTGCTTAACCTCGTTGTCACCGGGTCGCCAAGAGCCGGAGATCTTGCCCTGCGGGCAAGTGGCGTGTTGCTGTTCCCAGTCGATGTGAAACTGAGGCGTGTCATAGCCAAGACCTTGACGGCTTTGCCAAGTGGACACTTGGCGAATGGGGCCCATCAGCTCAATCCCATGTTCCTTGGCGCTCGAAACCAGCACCCCCGCGTCTGTATAGGCGGCATCAACAAAATGTTCGCTGGGCAAAAGCTTTTTCGCGGCCAGCTTGTCATGAATGACCGCGGTGCTTGACCCGTCATAGTCCATCGCTGCCGTCGTATGGACATGAGTCACCACGTGGGCCTCGTCGTCATCGCACGTTTCCGTCAAATGCACTTTGTAGCCAGACCACTCCGTACTGCGTTTGGTGCTGAAGTGCATTTCTGGATCGTAGGGTGACTGGATGCGCTCTCCAACAGGAGGGAACAGAGTTCCCTTCTTCCAGCGAAGCGCCCCACCGCTGCGATCAAAATGAGTGTCCCAGACCTACCGGAGCAAGGCAATTCGAGTCGCTTTCTGAGCCTCACACGGCGCGTTTGGAGCGTCCAGGGCATCCAACAAGGCAAAGCCATCTGCGCCAATGTCCAAAACATACAGCCGGCGCTTTGCTTCGGTTTTCGGGAGCAAGGTGTCTTCAACGCGGTGGGCGTAGCGCTTGAACCACAGTGGTTGGGCCACGCCGATCAGCCATTCGGGAACCAAGTCTGCCAGCTCATTTCAGGTTGCCCGCAAGGTTTCCCCCACCAATTCAGCGAGATGTAAGTCGCGCACCGCGCCCAAGACGTGGGTCGAATCCGTGCGTTGCTTG is part of the Deinococcus sp. QL22 genome and harbors:
- a CDS encoding transposase; this encodes MGQRKTYSTEFKQQAVKLVQQEGNTTQGNAQDLGIGRSTLQKWLNAADHHGPLAFPGHGKARLTPEQEEIKRLKRENEVLRQEREILKSAAVWFAKHTQ